In Halarcobacter bivalviorum, a genomic segment contains:
- the amt gene encoding ammonium transporter: MENFNDLKYILDGFLFVFSGVLVMWMAAGFAMLESGLTRSKNNATVLTKNIALFAISCIMYYFIGYNLMYGEGSSFMGSFSTISMENAADASYPAAADFFFQVMFVATAASVISGTVAERMKLWPFLIFVVVLSGLIYPIQGHWSWGGSELGGLIAGFSDFAGSTIVHSVGGWAALAGVLILGARKGKYTKDGKVRPIPGSNLTLATLGTFILWMGWFGFNGGSQLALGSKADIDGIALVVADTNMAACAGAIMAALLTQLLYKKVDLTMVLNGALAGLVSVTAGPDLGMLVSFIEGIVGGALVVFAVPFFDKLRIDDPVGALSVHLVAGIWGTLAVGIFNPEVTLLAQIKGIVVIGAFVFVVSFIVWKILDLVVGLRVDEETEITGLDIHETGLECYPEFKKA; encoded by the coding sequence ATGGAAAATTTTAACGACTTAAAGTACATATTAGATGGATTTCTTTTTGTATTTTCAGGTGTATTAGTAATGTGGATGGCTGCAGGTTTTGCAATGCTAGAATCTGGTTTAACTAGATCAAAAAATAATGCAACAGTGTTAACTAAGAATATTGCATTATTTGCAATCTCTTGTATTATGTATTACTTTATTGGTTATAACTTAATGTATGGTGAGGGTTCTTCATTTATGGGAAGCTTTTCAACAATAAGTATGGAAAATGCTGCTGATGCTTCATATCCAGCAGCTGCAGATTTCTTTTTTCAAGTTATGTTCGTAGCAACAGCTGCATCAGTTATCTCTGGTACAGTAGCTGAAAGAATGAAATTATGGCCTTTCTTAATCTTTGTTGTAGTTTTAAGTGGTCTAATTTATCCAATTCAAGGACACTGGTCATGGGGTGGGTCTGAACTTGGTGGTCTAATTGCTGGGTTCTCTGATTTTGCTGGTTCAACTATTGTTCACTCTGTTGGTGGATGGGCTGCTTTAGCTGGAGTATTAATACTTGGAGCTAGAAAAGGAAAATATACTAAAGATGGTAAAGTAAGACCAATCCCTGGTTCTAATCTTACACTTGCAACTTTAGGTACATTCATTTTATGGATGGGATGGTTTGGATTTAATGGAGGAAGTCAATTAGCATTAGGTTCAAAAGCTGATATTGATGGTATTGCATTAGTAGTTGCAGATACAAATATGGCAGCTTGTGCGGGAGCTATTATGGCAGCACTTTTAACTCAATTACTATACAAAAAAGTTGATTTAACAATGGTATTAAATGGTGCTTTAGCAGGACTTGTATCTGTAACTGCTGGTCCAGATTTAGGTATGTTAGTTTCCTTTATTGAAGGTATTGTTGGTGGAGCTTTAGTTGTATTTGCAGTTCCTTTCTTTGACAAGTTAAGAATTGATGATCCAGTAGGTGCATTATCTGTTCACTTAGTTGCAGGTATCTGGGGAACATTAGCTGTTGGTATTTTCAATCCAGAAGTTACTCTTCTAGCACAAATAAAAGGTATCGTTGTAATTGGAGCATTTGTTTTTGTTGTTTCATTTATTGTTTGGAAAATCTTAGATTTAGTTGTTGGACTAAGAGTAGATGAAGAGACAGAGATTACAGGATTAGATATTCATGAAACAGGTTTAGAGTGTTATCCTGAATTCAAAAAAGCTTAA
- a CDS encoding P-II family nitrogen regulator codes for MKKIEAIIKPFKLEDVKEALVENGVSGMTVSDVKGYGRQQGHSELYRGAEYVVDFLAKIKIEVIVNDEEVDSTISVIVEAAKTGKIGDGKIFVTSIDEVVRIRTEQRGSDAV; via the coding sequence ATGAAAAAAATTGAAGCAATTATAAAACCTTTTAAACTAGAAGATGTGAAAGAGGCATTGGTAGAAAATGGTGTTTCTGGTATGACTGTATCAGATGTAAAGGGATATGGAAGACAACAAGGACATTCAGAACTTTATAGAGGTGCTGAATATGTAGTTGATTTTTTAGCAAAAATAAAAATAGAAGTAATCGTAAATGATGAAGAGGTTGATTCAACTATTAGTGTAATTGTAGAAGCAGCTAAAACAGGAAAAATTGGTGATGGAAAGATTTTTGTTACTTCAATTGATGAGGTAGTAAGAATTAGAACAGAACAAAGAGGAAGTGATGCTGTTTAA
- a CDS encoding sigma 54-interacting transcriptional regulator produces the protein MEEYIAKSKNSKEILNSAQLLQSVEINALIMGETGVGKKSLAKYILPNVKIYKAKNLQQDISDNLISIQNESIIIDKIENLTNIDLVVNWINHNNIRIIATSLKSELNSKLNDLFSITIELPPLKEREEDVKLLISKFSKEASSTLDLEPILPSKLMINLSNNAHSLRKSIYFSYLFETIGEDEILMFMENYMFANLKGENSYKDFSYLFEVPLLKAAKKRYKSQVQMAKHLGLNRITLRKKLDIHKGFLDD, from the coding sequence ATGGAAGAATATATTGCAAAATCTAAAAACTCAAAAGAGATACTAAACTCAGCTCAACTTTTACAAAGTGTTGAAATTAATGCACTTATTATGGGAGAGACAGGTGTAGGAAAAAAGTCATTAGCAAAATACATCTTACCAAATGTAAAGATATATAAAGCAAAAAATCTACAGCAAGATATTAGTGATAATCTAATTTCTATTCAAAATGAATCAATAATTATAGATAAGATAGAAAATCTTACAAATATTGATTTAGTAGTTAATTGGATAAATCATAACAATATTAGAATCATAGCCACTAGCTTAAAATCTGAATTAAACTCAAAGCTAAATGATCTTTTTTCAATTACAATAGAACTTCCCCCTTTAAAAGAGAGAGAAGAAGATGTAAAACTTCTTATCTCCAAATTCTCTAAAGAAGCTAGTAGCACTTTAGATTTAGAACCAATCCTTCCATCAAAACTTATGATAAACTTATCAAATAATGCCCATAGCCTTAGAAAGTCTATCTACTTTTCATATCTCTTTGAAACAATTGGAGAAGATGAGATTTTAATGTTTATGGAAAACTATATGTTTGCAAATTTAAAAGGTGAGAATTCATATAAAGATTTTTCATATTTATTTGAAGTACCTCTATTAAAAGCAGCAAAAAAGAGATATAAGTCACAAGTTCAAATGGCTAAACATTTAGGTTTAAATAGAATTACTCTTAGAAAAAAACTTGATATACATAAAGGTTTTTTAGATGACTGA